In one Thermococcus sp. 2319x1 genomic region, the following are encoded:
- a CDS encoding transcriptional regulator, producing the protein MREVLIITEPERIKVLSDQTRFQIVSLLRERPMSVGELAELLRKDRSTIHRHIKALEEAGFVEEIGRDGVERFYSRTARLFLLKPFGEEEDIVAFRMRYLQVEAERIYNLLKKAGFDIKDREEFIELTREVLGDMEDLAREPLKRLENVELTEIELFHVLNMLVFLESCELCEKAKRARELLGIGELK; encoded by the coding sequence GTGAGGGAAGTTTTAATTATTACCGAGCCTGAAAGAATTAAAGTGCTATCCGACCAGACGCGCTTCCAGATAGTCAGCTTACTCAGGGAAAGACCTATGAGCGTTGGCGAACTCGCGGAACTCCTTAGAAAGGACCGTTCCACAATACACCGCCACATAAAAGCTCTTGAAGAGGCAGGATTCGTGGAGGAGATCGGAAGGGACGGCGTCGAGCGTTTCTACTCGAGAACAGCGAGGCTCTTCCTCCTCAAGCCCTTCGGGGAAGAAGAGGATATAGTGGCATTCAGGATGCGCTACCTTCAAGTGGAGGCCGAGCGCATCTACAACCTCCTCAAAAAGGCCGGCTTTGACATTAAAGACAGGGAAGAGTTCATAGAGCTCACGAGAGAAGTCCTGGGAGACATGGAGGACCTGGCCAGAGAACCTTTGAAAAGACTCGAAAACGTTGAGCTTACGGAGATTGAGCTTTTCCACGTCCTCAACATGCTCGTGTTTCTCGAGTCCTGCGAACTCTGCGAGAAGGCCAAGAGGGCAAGGGAGCTCCTCGGCATCGGGGAGCTTAAGTAA
- a CDS encoding winged helix-turn-helix domain-containing protein, whose product MKKKVKLITDPEVIKLMLEDTRRQILKLLRSKEMTISQLSEILGKTPQTIYHHIEKLKEAGLVEVKRTEMKGNLVEKYYGRTADVFYINLYLGDEELRYLARSRLKTKLDVFKALGYEFDEEELLNIMDRLLEKEHSYTAKISAEIEEKEEALKEFSNEDIIHAIDWLTMAELGRDEEAIELLRKLGEILKKE is encoded by the coding sequence ATGAAAAAGAAGGTTAAACTAATCACGGATCCAGAGGTAATAAAGTTAATGCTGGAAGATACGAGGAGGCAGATATTGAAATTGCTCAGAAGCAAGGAGATGACGATTTCCCAGCTTAGTGAAATTCTCGGCAAAACACCACAGACAATCTATCACCACATCGAAAAGCTAAAGGAAGCCGGCTTAGTGGAGGTAAAAAGAACCGAAATGAAAGGAAATCTGGTGGAAAAATACTACGGAAGGACTGCGGATGTATTTTACATAAATCTCTACCTTGGAGACGAGGAGCTTAGATATCTGGCCAGATCACGGTTAAAGACAAAGCTTGATGTTTTCAAAGCCCTCGGGTATGAGTTCGATGAGGAGGAACTCTTAAACATAATGGACAGACTTTTAGAGAAGGAGCACTCGTACACGGCGAAAATTTCTGCAGAAATAGAGGAAAAGGAAGAGGCCCTCAAGGAATTTTCAAATGAAGATATAATCCATGCGATTGATTGGCTTACCATGGCAGAGCTTGGAAGGGATGAAGAAGCGATAGAGCTCTTGAGAAAGCTTGGAGAAATACTTAAAAAGGAGTAA
- a CDS encoding [protein ADP-ribosylglutamate] hydrolase — MELNFGSLTFKVTQGDITRFPAEAIVNAANKYLEHGGGVAYSIAKAATGDVREYIRISKEAMKEQIGRDWIEHGEVVVTPAMKMEQYGIKYIIHTVGPYCGGRWEKDKKEKLKKAILGALRKAEELEVKSIAFPAISAGIYGCPFEEVVKTFVETVKGFSREAKSVEEVYLVLYSEKDYERALKTLAV; from the coding sequence ATGGAACTAAATTTTGGGTCTCTCACATTTAAAGTTACCCAAGGGGACATAACCCGCTTTCCGGCTGAGGCAATCGTCAATGCCGCTAACAAATATCTTGAACACGGTGGTGGGGTTGCTTACTCAATAGCAAAAGCAGCCACTGGAGATGTTAGAGAATACATAAGAATAAGCAAAGAAGCCATGAAAGAGCAGATTGGAAGGGATTGGATTGAGCATGGGGAAGTTGTTGTAACCCCTGCAATGAAAATGGAGCAGTACGGCATAAAGTACATCATCCACACCGTTGGGCCTTACTGTGGTGGTAGATGGGAGAAGGATAAGAAGGAAAAGCTCAAGAAAGCTATCCTCGGGGCGCTGAGGAAGGCGGAAGAGTTGGAAGTCAAGAGCATAGCCTTCCCGGCTATAAGTGCTGGCATCTACGGGTGTCCCTTTGAAGAGGTTGTGAAGACCTTTGTCGAGACGGTAAAGGGGTTTTCAAGAGAAGCGAAAAGCGTTGAGGAAGTTTATCTGGTGTTATACTCTGAGAAGGATTACGAGAGGGCGTTGAAAACTTTGGCGGTTTAA
- a CDS encoding amidohydrolase family protein — protein sequence MSILIKNGYLIHGENLEVIKADVYIEGNRISKVGKNLNLGADYVIDAKGKVLSPGFVNAHTHSPMVLLRGLADDLPLMKWLQNYIWPMERKLKPEHIYWGALLGILEMIKSGTTAFVDMYFHMEEVAKASEEAGIRAYLSYGMVDLGDEEKRNAEIKETLKLLEFIEKLDSSRIGFLFGPHAPYTCSPELLKWVREKADESKKRITIHVNETRDEVKQIKEKYGKTPVEFLDELGFLKSDVIAAHGVWLTDREIEILAKRKVTVVHNPASNMKLASGVMPLGKLLRAGVNIALGTDGAASNNNLDMIEEMKISALLHKVHNLNPTLADARTVFKMATQNGAKALNLDAGVIKEGMFADIVIFDFNKPHLRPITNVLSHVVYSANGNDVETTIINGEIVMLDGEVLTIDEEKVLDKVQKIVDELR from the coding sequence ATGAGCATTCTCATAAAAAATGGCTACCTAATCCACGGTGAGAACCTTGAGGTTATCAAGGCCGATGTTTACATTGAAGGGAACAGAATTTCCAAAGTTGGGAAAAACCTCAATCTCGGAGCGGATTATGTGATTGACGCTAAGGGAAAAGTCCTTTCTCCCGGATTTGTGAACGCTCACACCCACTCCCCAATGGTTCTTCTAAGGGGTCTTGCCGATGACCTGCCCCTTATGAAATGGCTTCAAAACTACATCTGGCCAATGGAAAGAAAGCTCAAGCCGGAACACATATACTGGGGCGCCCTCCTTGGAATCCTTGAGATGATAAAGAGTGGAACAACGGCCTTTGTTGATATGTACTTCCACATGGAGGAGGTTGCAAAGGCCTCTGAGGAGGCTGGAATAAGAGCCTATCTGAGCTATGGCATGGTGGATCTTGGAGATGAAGAAAAGAGGAATGCTGAGATCAAAGAAACCCTCAAACTCTTGGAGTTTATCGAGAAGTTAGATTCTTCAAGGATAGGGTTCCTCTTTGGACCCCACGCTCCTTACACGTGCTCTCCAGAGCTTTTGAAATGGGTCAGGGAAAAAGCCGATGAAAGTAAAAAGAGAATAACGATACACGTAAACGAGACAAGAGATGAGGTAAAACAGATAAAGGAAAAATACGGTAAAACCCCGGTGGAGTTTTTGGACGAGTTGGGTTTCTTGAAAAGCGATGTTATAGCGGCCCATGGGGTGTGGTTAACTGATAGGGAGATCGAAATCCTGGCCAAAAGGAAAGTTACGGTAGTTCATAATCCTGCAAGCAACATGAAGCTCGCCAGCGGTGTAATGCCCTTGGGGAAGCTCCTTAGAGCTGGAGTTAACATAGCACTGGGCACGGATGGAGCAGCAAGCAACAACAACTTGGACATGATAGAGGAGATGAAAATCTCGGCATTACTCCACAAGGTTCACAATTTAAACCCCACCCTTGCCGATGCAAGAACAGTTTTCAAGATGGCTACCCAAAACGGAGCGAAAGCTCTCAATTTGGACGCTGGAGTTATAAAAGAGGGAATGTTTGCCGACATTGTTATATTTGACTTCAACAAGCCCCACCTGAGGCCAATAACCAACGTGCTCTCCCACGTAGTTTATTCGGCCAACGGGAACGATGTTGAGACAACTATAATAAACGGGGAAATAGTAATGCTCGACGGAGAAGTTCTGACCATTGATGAAGAAAAAGTTTTGGATAAGGTTCAGAAGATAGTCGATGAGCTTCGCTAA
- a CDS encoding DUF211 domain-containing protein, producing the protein MAKGIRLLVLDVLKPHQPMVTELALGLSELRGVEGVNITLVEIDKETENVKITIVGDNLNYEEIVRTIEEFGGVVHSIDMVAAGKKIIEESETPQDRLEEY; encoded by the coding sequence ATGGCAAAAGGCATTAGACTTCTCGTGTTAGACGTGCTTAAACCTCACCAGCCCATGGTTACTGAGCTGGCTTTGGGGTTGAGTGAGCTGAGGGGGGTAGAGGGGGTTAATATTACCCTCGTGGAGATAGATAAAGAAACGGAAAACGTAAAGATAACAATCGTCGGAGATAATTTGAACTATGAAGAGATTGTAAGAACTATAGAAGAGTTTGGTGGAGTTGTGCACAGCATTGATATGGTTGCTGCGGGAAAGAAGATTATTGAGGAAAGCGAGACCCCTCAAGATAGGCTGGAGGAATACTGA
- a CDS encoding molybdopterin-dependent oxidoreductase, whose translation MVGIVERKLIVAAVSLVVLAVFTVAKVGLEMETSQVSEEKNSPDSSYEEILTGGENTSREADEWVIEITGLVERPMNITLSQLKEMPQTAVFSELYCVAYPGKARKQGLWKGVKLSYILEQAGVKDGAIKVAFYAKDGFTTDLTLEEALTNDELIIAYEFNNKPIEPRLVAPDMWGYKWIKYLIKIEVVDYNFLGTYESEGYPDDAYIGEKP comes from the coding sequence ATGGTGGGTATTGTGGAAAGAAAACTTATTGTAGCAGCTGTTTCTCTCGTCGTTTTGGCAGTATTTACAGTAGCAAAAGTTGGGCTTGAAATGGAGACATCTCAAGTTTCTGAAGAGAAAAACTCTCCAGATTCCAGTTATGAAGAAATTCTTACGGGAGGAGAGAACACATCCCGGGAAGCAGATGAATGGGTTATCGAAATCACCGGGCTTGTGGAAAGGCCCATGAACATTACCCTCTCACAACTTAAGGAGATGCCGCAAACAGCGGTTTTTTCCGAGCTTTATTGCGTTGCCTATCCTGGAAAGGCCAGAAAACAAGGGTTGTGGAAGGGAGTTAAGCTGTCTTACATCTTAGAGCAAGCGGGAGTAAAAGACGGAGCAATAAAAGTGGCATTCTACGCAAAGGATGGGTTCACAACCGATCTTACCCTTGAAGAAGCCCTCACAAACGATGAGCTCATAATCGCCTATGAGTTTAACAACAAACCCATCGAGCCGAGGCTTGTTGCGCCGGATATGTGGGGGTACAAGTGGATAAAGTATTTGATTAAGATAGAGGTGGTTGATTACAACTTCTTGGGAACTTACGAGAGTGAAGGCTATCCTGATGATGCATACATCGGTGAAAAGCCATGA
- a CDS encoding bifunctional ADP-dependent NAD(P)H-hydrate dehydratase/NAD(P)H-hydrate epimerase, whose product MRIEDVYIWDINAKWLGISPLQLMENAGAGVARAIEEKFGRGLKIAVFSGTGNNGGDGFVVARHLSFENNVTLFLIGDEAKIRSEEAKQNWKILKKLDFITIKVINDSSQIRELSLEGFDVIVDALLGAGTKGEPKEPIRSAIEKINEYAGRAKIVSVDLPSGYPSGVHVKCDFAVTFQWDKEEYRDFERVVAKIGYPRELYHLVGPGDAKFALQKKGEHKGQNGKLLIIGGSEDYFGAPYLAAKAASYIVDLVYLAMPEDSARRINDPNIILRPFDGKNFTKEDVEDVLSIADGVDAVILGPGIGEKAETKDFVVEFLRWCEKPVVIDADALKAVAGDLDVLKGKKFVLTPHAGEFRILFGEKPEGSLEEKAKLVIEKANAVGGTILLKGIYDIISDGKVWKYNKTGNRGMTTGGTGDVLSGIVGALLALGNPPLRAASVGAFLNGLAGDMVKEERGENFTALDVAEKVPQAIKWVEEF is encoded by the coding sequence ATGCGCATTGAGGATGTTTACATCTGGGATATAAATGCCAAGTGGCTCGGCATATCTCCACTTCAGCTCATGGAGAACGCCGGTGCCGGCGTTGCAAGGGCTATAGAGGAGAAGTTTGGCAGGGGCTTAAAAATAGCGGTCTTTTCTGGAACGGGCAACAATGGTGGCGATGGTTTTGTCGTGGCAAGGCATCTCAGCTTTGAAAACAATGTTACGCTTTTCTTAATAGGGGACGAGGCAAAAATCAGAAGTGAAGAGGCAAAGCAGAACTGGAAAATCCTAAAAAAGCTCGATTTTATCACAATCAAAGTTATCAATGATTCGAGCCAGATAAGGGAGCTAAGCCTTGAAGGCTTTGACGTTATAGTGGATGCACTCCTTGGTGCGGGGACAAAGGGTGAGCCGAAGGAGCCGATACGCTCTGCTATAGAGAAAATAAATGAATACGCCGGGAGGGCAAAGATAGTGAGCGTTGACCTGCCGAGCGGTTATCCAAGTGGTGTTCACGTTAAATGCGACTTTGCAGTAACTTTTCAATGGGACAAAGAAGAATATAGGGACTTTGAAAGGGTTGTAGCAAAGATAGGATACCCCAGAGAGTTGTATCATCTTGTAGGGCCGGGCGATGCGAAGTTTGCCTTACAAAAGAAAGGCGAGCACAAAGGGCAGAACGGAAAGCTTCTCATAATTGGAGGAAGCGAAGATTATTTTGGGGCTCCATATTTGGCAGCGAAAGCGGCAAGCTACATAGTGGACCTGGTGTATTTAGCGATGCCCGAAGACTCAGCAAGAAGAATAAACGATCCCAACATAATTTTGCGCCCATTTGATGGTAAAAACTTCACAAAGGAAGACGTTGAGGATGTTCTTTCAATTGCTGATGGTGTTGATGCAGTTATCTTAGGCCCGGGAATTGGGGAAAAAGCAGAGACTAAGGATTTTGTAGTCGAGTTCCTCCGCTGGTGTGAGAAACCGGTAGTTATAGATGCCGACGCTCTAAAGGCCGTCGCCGGGGATTTGGACGTTCTGAAGGGCAAGAAGTTTGTCTTGACTCCCCATGCCGGTGAATTCAGGATACTGTTTGGAGAAAAGCCCGAAGGAAGCCTTGAGGAGAAAGCAAAGCTTGTAATTGAAAAAGCCAACGCAGTGGGTGGCACTATCTTGCTCAAGGGGATTTACGATATAATAAGCGACGGAAAAGTTTGGAAGTACAATAAAACTGGAAACAGGGGCATGACCACCGGAGGAACCGGAGATGTGCTTTCTGGAATAGTTGGGGCCCTCCTTGCCCTTGGAAACCCGCCGCTAAGGGCCGCTTCCGTTGGTGCCTTCCTCAACGGCCTCGCTGGGGATATGGTGAAGGAAGAGAGAGGAGAGAACTTCACGGCCTTGGACGTTGCCGAAAAGGTACCGCAAGCGATTAAGTGGGTTGAGGAGTTCTGA
- a CDS encoding acetate--CoA ligase family protein: MNLDFLFYPRSVAVIGASNKEGKIGNAIMKSLIKSGFKGKIYPVNVKESEVMGIKAYRSVLEIPEEVDVAVIAIPGRFVPQVLEECGQKGVKGAVVISAGFKEAGNVELEEKLVEVARKWGIRVVGPNCLGITNIENGFDCTFNPPERQARPEFGGIAFMSQSGAFGAAILDWAARHEVGMSKFISLGNMADLDESDFMEYLKDDKATKVITAYLEGVKDGRKFLKAARDTTKKKPVVILKSGRTEAGAKAAASHTGSLAGSYAIYKAAFEQTGVLEAKSMRQLFNYAKALAMQKPAKGDRIAIVTNGGGAGVMMSDGILEAGLKMAELSEETKEKFARAIEEGKLPEHMSYKNPIDIIGDAPSSRYEIAMRYALEDENVDVLAVIALFQSPALDEGIVEKVGEMQKYGKPIVFVAPGGEFPEKMARRIEKTGVPVFETVEDGVDAVYALVKYGQYLREML, encoded by the coding sequence ATGAATCTGGACTTCCTGTTCTACCCAAGGAGTGTTGCTGTAATAGGTGCTTCAAACAAAGAAGGAAAAATCGGAAATGCTATAATGAAAAGCCTCATAAAATCCGGTTTTAAGGGCAAGATCTATCCAGTAAACGTTAAGGAAAGTGAAGTGATGGGAATTAAAGCGTATAGGAGCGTTTTGGAGATACCTGAAGAAGTCGATGTAGCTGTTATAGCAATCCCTGGAAGGTTCGTGCCTCAGGTGCTTGAGGAATGCGGTCAAAAGGGAGTAAAGGGAGCGGTAGTGATAAGTGCGGGCTTTAAAGAAGCTGGAAATGTAGAACTTGAGGAGAAGCTCGTTGAAGTGGCAAGAAAATGGGGCATAAGGGTTGTTGGGCCAAACTGTTTGGGAATTACAAACATTGAAAATGGCTTTGATTGTACCTTTAATCCTCCGGAAAGGCAGGCTAGGCCAGAATTTGGTGGAATAGCGTTTATGAGCCAGAGCGGTGCCTTCGGTGCAGCAATTCTCGACTGGGCTGCGAGACATGAGGTGGGAATGAGTAAATTCATAAGCCTCGGAAACATGGCCGATCTTGATGAGAGCGACTTCATGGAGTATTTGAAGGATGACAAAGCAACTAAGGTCATCACGGCATATCTTGAGGGAGTTAAGGATGGCCGGAAGTTCCTAAAAGCTGCTAGAGATACAACAAAAAAGAAGCCCGTTGTGATTCTTAAGAGCGGGAGAACTGAAGCCGGAGCCAAAGCCGCAGCATCCCATACCGGGAGTCTGGCGGGAAGCTATGCGATCTACAAAGCGGCTTTTGAACAGACTGGCGTTTTAGAAGCGAAAAGCATGAGGCAACTGTTTAACTATGCAAAGGCACTGGCAATGCAGAAGCCTGCAAAGGGGGATAGGATTGCAATAGTTACAAACGGTGGCGGAGCTGGGGTGATGATGAGCGATGGGATTCTTGAGGCAGGATTAAAAATGGCTGAGCTTAGTGAGGAAACCAAAGAAAAATTCGCGAGGGCAATAGAGGAAGGGAAACTGCCCGAGCATATGAGCTACAAGAATCCCATTGACATAATTGGGGACGCTCCCTCCAGCAGATATGAAATTGCCATGCGCTATGCTTTGGAGGATGAGAACGTTGACGTTCTCGCTGTAATAGCACTCTTCCAGAGCCCGGCTTTGGATGAAGGTATCGTGGAAAAAGTTGGCGAAATGCAGAAGTATGGAAAGCCGATAGTTTTCGTAGCTCCCGGTGGTGAGTTCCCGGAGAAAATGGCGAGGAGGATAGAAAAAACTGGGGTGCCGGTTTTTGAAACCGTCGAAGATGGCGTTGATGCAGTATATGCCTTGGTTAAATATGGGCAGTATCTCAGGGAGATGCTTTAG
- a CDS encoding alpha-amylase, translated as MGAKIRTTAIFVALVLFMGVFAVPARAETLENGGVIMQAFYWDVPAGGIWWDTIRSKIPEWHDAGISAIWIPPASKGMSGGYSMGYDPYDFFDLGEYYQQGTVETRFGSKEELVRMINTAHSYGMKVIADIVINHRAGGDLEWNPFVGGYTWTDFSKVASGKYTANYLDFHPNEVKCCDEGTFGGFPDIAHEKRWDQYWLWASSESYASYLRSIGVDAWRFDYVKGYGAWVVKDWLNWWGGWAVGEYWDTNVNALLNWAYASGAKVFDFPLYYKMDEAFDNKNIPALVYALQNGGTVVSRDPFKAVTFVANHDTDIIWNKYPAYAFILTYEGQPVIFYRDYEEWLNKDRLKNLIWIHDHLAGGSTSIVYYDSDELIFVRNGYGSKPGLITYINLGSSKAGRWVYVPKFSGSCIHEYTGNLGGWVDKYVYSSGWVYLEAPAHDPTNGHYGYSVWSYCGVG; from the coding sequence ATGGGGGCAAAGATTAGAACCACTGCCATTTTCGTGGCTCTCGTGCTCTTCATGGGGGTCTTTGCGGTTCCTGCAAGGGCAGAAACCCTCGAGAACGGCGGGGTTATAATGCAAGCCTTCTACTGGGACGTTCCGGCTGGAGGAATATGGTGGGACACCATAAGGAGCAAGATACCTGAGTGGCATGATGCAGGGATATCAGCCATATGGATTCCTCCAGCGAGCAAGGGAATGAGCGGTGGCTATTCCATGGGCTACGACCCCTACGACTTCTTTGACCTTGGCGAATACTACCAGCAGGGGACCGTGGAGACACGCTTCGGCTCGAAGGAAGAACTGGTGAGAATGATAAACACCGCCCACTCCTACGGCATGAAGGTAATAGCTGATATAGTGATAAATCACCGCGCGGGCGGAGACCTTGAGTGGAACCCCTTCGTTGGAGGCTACACGTGGACGGACTTCTCGAAGGTTGCTTCTGGTAAATACACCGCCAACTACCTCGATTTCCACCCCAACGAGGTCAAGTGCTGCGATGAGGGCACCTTTGGAGGCTTCCCTGACATAGCCCACGAGAAGAGATGGGATCAGTACTGGCTCTGGGCAAGCAGCGAAAGCTACGCCTCCTACCTCAGAAGCATAGGAGTTGACGCGTGGCGCTTCGACTATGTTAAAGGCTACGGAGCATGGGTTGTCAAGGACTGGCTGAACTGGTGGGGCGGCTGGGCCGTTGGAGAATACTGGGACACGAACGTTAATGCACTCCTAAACTGGGCCTACGCGAGCGGTGCCAAGGTCTTCGACTTCCCGCTTTACTACAAGATGGACGAGGCCTTCGACAATAAGAATATCCCGGCTCTCGTCTACGCCCTTCAGAATGGCGGGACTGTTGTCTCCCGCGACCCCTTCAAGGCCGTAACCTTCGTGGCAAACCACGACACGGACATAATCTGGAACAAATATCCCGCTTATGCTTTCATACTCACCTACGAAGGCCAGCCGGTCATATTCTACCGCGACTACGAGGAGTGGCTCAACAAGGACAGGCTTAAGAACCTCATCTGGATACACGATCACCTCGCTGGGGGAAGCACGAGTATAGTCTATTACGACAGTGACGAGCTTATATTCGTGAGAAACGGTTACGGGAGCAAGCCCGGCCTTATAACTTACATTAACCTCGGCTCAAGCAAAGCCGGAAGGTGGGTGTACGTGCCAAAGTTCTCGGGCTCATGCATACACGAATACACCGGCAACCTCGGCGGCTGGGTGGACAAATACGTCTACTCAAGCGGCTGGGTTTATCTCGAGGCTCCCGCCCACGACCCAACCAATGGCCACTACGGCTACTCCGTCTGGAGCTACTGTGGGGTGGGCTGA
- a CDS encoding S-methyl-5'-thioadenosine phosphorylase — protein MPKIGIIGGSGVYGVFEPREAIKVHTPYGRPSAPVEIGEIEGVEVAFIPRHGKNHEFPPHEVPYRANIWALKELGVERIVGITAVGSLREEYKPGDIVITDQFIDFTKKRDYTFYNGPKVAHVSMADPFCPEMRKIFYETAKELNIPVHERGTYVCIEGPRFSTRAESMMFRQFAHIIGMTLVPEVNLARELGMCYVNIAAITDYDVWAEKPVDAQEVLKVMQENNEKIRKLLKAGIPKIPEERKCGCADVLKTMFV, from the coding sequence GAGAAGCAATAAAGGTGCACACTCCCTATGGCAGGCCATCGGCCCCAGTGGAAATAGGGGAGATTGAAGGAGTTGAGGTTGCTTTCATCCCGAGGCACGGAAAGAACCACGAGTTTCCACCCCACGAGGTCCCCTATAGGGCTAATATATGGGCCCTTAAGGAGCTTGGCGTCGAGAGAATCGTAGGAATTACTGCTGTAGGATCTCTTAGAGAAGAGTACAAGCCGGGGGATATAGTTATAACCGACCAGTTTATCGATTTCACAAAAAAGAGGGACTATACCTTCTACAATGGCCCAAAGGTTGCTCACGTTTCAATGGCCGACCCCTTCTGCCCGGAGATGAGGAAGATTTTCTACGAAACCGCCAAAGAACTAAACATTCCAGTTCATGAGAGGGGAACCTATGTATGTATTGAAGGCCCAAGGTTTTCCACGAGGGCTGAGTCAATGATGTTCAGACAATTCGCCCACATAATTGGAATGACCCTTGTGCCGGAGGTAAATCTTGCTAGGGAGCTCGGAATGTGCTACGTCAACATTGCAGCAATTACGGACTACGATGTCTGGGCTGAGAAGCCGGTGGATGCTCAAGAAGTGCTCAAAGTTATGCAGGAAAACAATGAAAAAATTAGGAAGCTCTTAAAGGCAGGAATTCCAAAGATTCCAGAAGAGAGAAAGTGCGGCTGTGCTGATGTTCTCAAGACGATGTTCGTTTGA